A DNA window from Hordeum vulgare subsp. vulgare chromosome 1H, MorexV3_pseudomolecules_assembly, whole genome shotgun sequence contains the following coding sequences:
- the LOC123447251 gene encoding probable magnesium transporter NIPA6 isoform X1 codes for MNGGMDMGGGGGGGRQELSADNVRGIVLALLSSGFIGSSFIIKKKGLRRAALASGISAGVGGHSYLKEPLWWVGMITMIVGEIANFVAYAFAPAVLVTPLGALSIIVSAVLAHFILNERLHALGVLGCVMCIAGSMVIVIHAPVEQEITSVKEIWHMATQPSFLLYVASVIVLVSVLVFHLSPLWGQSNVLIYTAICSLMGSLSVMSVKALGTSLKLTFEGTNQLAYPETWFFMLVVAICVLTQMNYLNKALDTFNTAIVSPIYYVMFTSLTILASIIMFKDWSGQSLGSITSEICGLIVVLSGTILLHVTKDYERIPQSRIGLYAPLSPTSATRLNGELLRHVEDDARRTDDEEKVLRRQEMY; via the exons ATGAACGGAGGGATGGACATGGGGGGAGGAGGCGGGGGCGGGCGGCAGGAGCTGTCGGCGGACAACGTGCGGGGGATAGTGCTCGCGCTCCTCTCCAGCGGCTTCATCGGCTCCagcttcatcatcaagaagaaggGACTCCGCCGCGCCGCCCTCGCCTCCGGCATCAGCGCag GGGTGGGTGGGCACTCCTACCTCAAGGAGCCCCTATGGTGGGTCGGCATGATCACCA TGATCGTGGGAGAGATCGCCAATTTCGTGGCCTACGCCTTCGCCCCCGCGGTGCTGGTTACTCCTCTTGGTGCATTGAGCATAATCGTCAG CGCAGTGCTGGCCCATTTCATCCTGAACGAGAGACTGCACGCGCTAGGGGTCCTCGGCTGCGTGATGTGCATCGCGGGGTCGATGGTCATCGTCATCCACGCGCCGGTGGAGCAGGAGATCACGTCGGTCAAGGAGATATGGCACATGGCGACACAACCAT CTTTCTTGCTATATGTTGCCTCGGTCATAGTCCTGGTCTCTGTGCTGGTGTTCCATTTATCCCCTCTCTGGGGGCAGTCCAACGTGTTGATCTACACCGCCATTTGCTCTTTGATGGGTTCTCTTTCG GTTATGAGTGTTAAAGCTCTTGGTACATCCTTAAAGTTGACTTTTGAGGGGACAAATCAGTTAGCATATCCTGAGACGTGGTTCTTTATGCTTGTGGTGGCTATTTGTGTGCTGACACAGATGAATTACCTGAACAAG GCACTTGATACGTTTAACACGGCCATTGTATCACCGATTTATTACGTGATGTTTACGTCACTGACAATACTTGCAAGCATCATAATGTTTAAG GATTGGTCTGGTCAGAGCCTTGGAAGCATTACTTCTGAAATATGTGGCTTGATTGTCGTGTTGTCCGGTACCATTTTGTTGCATGTCACAAAGGATTACGAAAGAATCCCACAATCGAGAA taggcctttatgcaccGCTGTCTCCCACGTCGGCAACAAGATTGAACGGAGAACTACTGAGGCACGTCGAGGATGATGCGAGGAGAACCGACGACGAAGAGAAAGTCTTGAGACGGCAGGAGATGTACTAG
- the LOC123447251 gene encoding probable magnesium transporter NIPA6 isoform X2, producing MNGGMDMGGGGGGGRQELSADNVRGIVLALLSSGFIGSSFIIKKKGLRRAALASGISAGVGGHSYLKEPLWWVGMITMIVGEIANFVAYAFAPAVLVTPLGALSIIVSAVLAHFILNERLHALGVLGCVMCIAGSMVIVIHAPVEQEITSVKEIWHMATQPSFLLYVASVIVLVSVLVFHLSPLWGQSNVLIYTAICSLMGSLSVMSVKALGTSLKLTFEGTNQLAYPETWFFMLVVAICVLTQMNYLNKALDTFNTAIVSPIYYVMFTSLTILASIIMFKDWSGQSLGSITSEICGLIVVLSGTILLHVTKDYERIPQSRSLYAPLSPTSATRLNGELLRHVEDDARRTDDEEKVLRRQEMY from the exons ATGAACGGAGGGATGGACATGGGGGGAGGAGGCGGGGGCGGGCGGCAGGAGCTGTCGGCGGACAACGTGCGGGGGATAGTGCTCGCGCTCCTCTCCAGCGGCTTCATCGGCTCCagcttcatcatcaagaagaaggGACTCCGCCGCGCCGCCCTCGCCTCCGGCATCAGCGCag GGGTGGGTGGGCACTCCTACCTCAAGGAGCCCCTATGGTGGGTCGGCATGATCACCA TGATCGTGGGAGAGATCGCCAATTTCGTGGCCTACGCCTTCGCCCCCGCGGTGCTGGTTACTCCTCTTGGTGCATTGAGCATAATCGTCAG CGCAGTGCTGGCCCATTTCATCCTGAACGAGAGACTGCACGCGCTAGGGGTCCTCGGCTGCGTGATGTGCATCGCGGGGTCGATGGTCATCGTCATCCACGCGCCGGTGGAGCAGGAGATCACGTCGGTCAAGGAGATATGGCACATGGCGACACAACCAT CTTTCTTGCTATATGTTGCCTCGGTCATAGTCCTGGTCTCTGTGCTGGTGTTCCATTTATCCCCTCTCTGGGGGCAGTCCAACGTGTTGATCTACACCGCCATTTGCTCTTTGATGGGTTCTCTTTCG GTTATGAGTGTTAAAGCTCTTGGTACATCCTTAAAGTTGACTTTTGAGGGGACAAATCAGTTAGCATATCCTGAGACGTGGTTCTTTATGCTTGTGGTGGCTATTTGTGTGCTGACACAGATGAATTACCTGAACAAG GCACTTGATACGTTTAACACGGCCATTGTATCACCGATTTATTACGTGATGTTTACGTCACTGACAATACTTGCAAGCATCATAATGTTTAAG GATTGGTCTGGTCAGAGCCTTGGAAGCATTACTTCTGAAATATGTGGCTTGATTGTCGTGTTGTCCGGTACCATTTTGTTGCATGTCACAAAGGATTACGAAAGAATCCCACAATCGAGAA gcctttatgcaccGCTGTCTCCCACGTCGGCAACAAGATTGAACGGAGAACTACTGAGGCACGTCGAGGATGATGCGAGGAGAACCGACGACGAAGAGAAAGTCTTGAGACGGCAGGAGATGTACTAG